The following are encoded together in the Gadus chalcogrammus isolate NIFS_2021 chromosome 2, NIFS_Gcha_1.0, whole genome shotgun sequence genome:
- the snrnp25 gene encoding U11/U12 small nuclear ribonucleoprotein 25 kDa protein yields the protein MMEQDETPGDVIPSVKDEEIEEEAETTDLIDDEEEDEEALPHSEILDIFEEGLALLVQDPLLCDLPIQVTLEEINSQIALEYGQAMTVKVLKADGETMPIVVVQNASVLDLKKAIQRFMELKQQREGGVKYVSWRYVWRTYALVFQGEKMEDDNTRLKDYGVRNRDEVTFMKKLKKK from the exons ATGATGGAGCAGGATGAAACCCCTGGAGATGTTATACCATCTGTAAAAGATGAAGAGATAGAAGAAGAGGCGGAGACGACGGATTTAatagatgatgaagaggaagacgaggaagCACTCCCCCACTCAGAGATCTTGGATATTTTCGAAGAGGGTCTTGCTCTTCTTGTGCAGGATCCTCTACTTTGTGATCTTCCAATACAG GTGACATTGGAGGAGATTAATTCGCAAATCGCTTTGGAATATGGCCAGGCGATGactgtcaaggttttaaaagcAGATGGAGAGACCATGC CTATAGTGGTGGTACAGAATGCCAGTGTGCTGGATCTTAAGAAAGCCATCCAGAGGTTCATGGAGCTCAAGCAGCAGCGTGAGGGAGGGGTGAAATACGTTAGCTG GAGATATGTCTGGAGGACTTATGCTTTAGTATTCCAAGGGGAAAAGATGGAAGATGACAACACAAGACTAAAAGA CTACGGAGTCAGGAACAGAGATGAAGTAACGTTCATGAAGAAGCTCAAGAAAAAGTAG